ATAGTGCTTAGTATTTTATTGGGCATTTTTGTAACTTTTGCAGTTTTCAAAGTCATGCAACCTGAACGTGTTCCTGGCAAGATTATTCAAAAAACGGCAGTTCAATATAATGTTTCAGACGATGCAGTAGTCACGATTGCTCAAAATAATTTGCCTTCAGTGGTAGTAATAGAAACAAGAGGCGGTTCTGAAGTTTATTCAGGTTCAGGTTTTATAGTCGGTTATGTTGAAGATACTACTCATAACGCTACATATCCTATAATAATGACCAATTACCATGTTATTAGTGCTGCTGCTGAAAAAAATGGATATAAGATTTTTATTAAGTTGTTTGACAAAGCAGATTTCTTTAAATCAAACGCCGAAATAATCGGTTTTGATTCAAAAATAGATATAGCTGTTTTAAAATTAAAAGTAGATTTGCAGGATGTTGAGCAAAGAGTTGTCGAATTTGGTAATAGCAGAGGATTGCACTATGGACAAAGAGTAGTCGCAATAGGCAACGCTTTGGGCGGGGGCTTGAGTGTTACAGCGGGTGAAATCAGCATACCCGAAGTAATACAAGAAATCACTTTGGATAACTCTAATGCCAATCAAACAATCCAGCATTTGATTCAAACTAGTGCTGCTATAAACTCAGGCAACAGCGGCGGTGTTTTGCTTGATATGTCAGATAATGGTAGAGTTATAGGCATTAATACATATAAGCTTATTGCAGATACCAAAGGGGACGTAAATATACCTGCGGATAATGTAGGGCTTGCTGTTCCTTCCAATATGGCAAAGGCAATTTTAGATTATATAAAAAGCTCAAGCAATAATTTTAAGAACTATATAGGCGAAGTTTCTACTGATAGAACATGGGGACTTAATTTATATAATCTTGAAGCAGGATTGGACAGTGAAAATAATAATATTATAAGGACTGCTCAAGAAATTAAATTTGGACAGAAAGTTATAGCAAAAGGCAAAACAATAACCAAGATAAATGGAATAGAGATAAGCAGTTTACATAAAGGTATGTATGTTCCTTCCCCATCTATTTTTACTGAACTTGAACTATATTACGGTTCAAACGCTGATTCAGGACTGCAAGAAAATAAATTTTATAACTTAAATTTGACTATAGATGGCGAAGACTTTAAAATACCTAATCTTTATCTTCAGAGAGAAATCTCTTGGATGAATGAATTTTTAAAATAAATAAAAGATAATTGATATTTTTTAATTTTAATTAATCGATTGTCTTTTTATATGTTATAATATATAATAGTTAGGGTTTATACCGTCTGCTACGGAGGAAAAAATGGAAGAAAATATTATATTTGAAAAAGTAAAGGATGTTTTAACTCGTCAATTGAAAATAAAAGATCCTGCCAAAATTACTATGGAATCGGATATAGTTGCTGATTTTAATGCAGATTCGATAGATGTAATTGAAATGCTTATGGAACTTGAGGATACTTACAACATTTCAGTTCCTAGCGAAAAAGCATTGGAAATGAAAAAGGTTAAGGATTTGGTTGCATTTTTGAGTACAGTTATTAAGTAACTCTAATTTTGCATTAAATTAAAATTTGATTAAAAATGTCTTATTAAGGCTTAGGTGTATTTACCGAGCCTTTTTTTTGTGCTAACATGTATATGTAAAAAACATATATGTGTAGGTGGAAAGCTTATGAAAAAAAGTATTAAGATATTTTCAGTTACATTAATTACTTTGTTATGTTTTGGCATTTTTGCTTCATGCGGACTGTCAATAGATTTTATAAAAGACAAAAACAAAGGCATTGGAAATTTTTCATACAATATCAAAGATGAAGAACCTTCAAAATACTCTTATTCAAGCACAGCAGAAATGCTAAATGCTGTATTGAAAGGAACGACAGAGATTGTTTTGAATTATCAATATACAACTTATGATTTTTGGAGAAGACCTTCAAAAGTTTCTGGTTCTTCAAGCGGAAGCGGATTAATTGTAGGAAAAACTGATAATGGATATCCTATAATTATTACCAATTACCATGTTATTCAATATGCTTTTCTTGATACCAAAGTAGATTATGAAATCTATGTAAAATTGACTGATAAAGCTTCTTATTATTCACAGCAAGTAACAATACTTGGCTATGATGCCGATATGGATATTGCAATATTATTACTAGAAAAAGAATTAAGTGATATTGATGATCGTGTTTTATCATGGGGAAACAGCAGAGCGGTCTATAGAGGAGAAGAAGTATATGCAATTGGAAATGCTTTGGGATATGGTTCATCTCTTACTAAAGGTATTATAAGTATTTCAGAAGAAATTCTTTTATATGATGATAACGATACTAATGATGAATCGGACGATATTTATAAACATGTAATAAGACATGATGCTTCTATTAATTCAGGCAACAGCGGCGGCGTTTTGGTTAATGCTTTGGGTGAAGTAATTGGAATTAACAGCTATGGATATCTAACAAACGATAACGTAGCTGCAGAAAATATGAGTCTTGCAATTCCGTCTAATATGGCTAGAGCAATTTGTGATTATGTTTTACTAAATTATGAAGGCCAAGCAATAGATGCATCAGTTGCAAGAGAAGATTTTAAACAGGTTTTGAGAGTAATTAATGCCGCTATGGATGAAGATGACAACAATATTTTGGTAGTTACTGAAGCTATTTCTACGCTTGGCTTACAAAAGAATGATGTTTTGCTAGAAGTCAATGGAATTGATGTAAATTATATGTTTTTTGACACTACCCAAATAGTAAGTCCTTCAATTCTCTTGGAGTTAAGCTATTATTACACTAAAGACGAAGTTACATCGTATGAATTAATTCTTAAGGTAAAAAGAAACGGACAAGAAAAAGAAATCCATACTGGTTATTATTATACAGAAGAATTTTTCCCAGTATGGTATAAAGAAATTCCGTTTAATTACGATCTAGCAGCATAGATTAGTAAAAAAGCCGCATCCAGTTTGATGCGGCTTAAATTTTATGCATTAACATTTTTGGAAGTTTTTTTAATTGAAAAGCAAAATTTGTTTTCTAGCAATCTAGCTTTTGAACAGCTGTTATATACCAAAAGTGAAAAGCTGTAATCAATGCAATGATGCGCCAATGTTATAAGTCCAACTTCTATCATAATGTAATAGATAGTTATTTCTTGATGATTAATTGCCATAAAGACGGCGACAACGATTATTTCTGCCACTGCATGAATTAAACCCGTCACAACTCCGCCTAAAGCGATATTTAGTCCTTTGGTGATAATTCCTTTTTTTATAGCAAATG
The sequence above is drawn from the Clostridia bacterium genome and encodes:
- a CDS encoding trypsin-like peptidase domain-containing protein; protein product: MYFIHESKPKKKWGLIIAIAIVLSILLGIFVTFAVFKVMQPERVPGKIIQKTAVQYNVSDDAVVTIAQNNLPSVVVIETRGGSEVYSGSGFIVGYVEDTTHNATYPIIMTNYHVISAAAEKNGYKIFIKLFDKADFFKSNAEIIGFDSKIDIAVLKLKVDLQDVEQRVVEFGNSRGLHYGQRVVAIGNALGGGLSVTAGEISIPEVIQEITLDNSNANQTIQHLIQTSAAINSGNSGGVLLDMSDNGRVIGINTYKLIADTKGDVNIPADNVGLAVPSNMAKAILDYIKSSSNNFKNYIGEVSTDRTWGLNLYNLEAGLDSENNNIIRTAQEIKFGQKVIAKGKTITKINGIEISSLHKGMYVPSPSIFTELELYYGSNADSGLQENKFYNLNLTIDGEDFKIPNLYLQREISWMNEFLK
- a CDS encoding acyl carrier protein: MEENIIFEKVKDVLTRQLKIKDPAKITMESDIVADFNADSIDVIEMLMELEDTYNISVPSEKALEMKKVKDLVAFLSTVIK
- a CDS encoding trypsin-like peptidase domain-containing protein → MKKSIKIFSVTLITLLCFGIFASCGLSIDFIKDKNKGIGNFSYNIKDEEPSKYSYSSTAEMLNAVLKGTTEIVLNYQYTTYDFWRRPSKVSGSSSGSGLIVGKTDNGYPIIITNYHVIQYAFLDTKVDYEIYVKLTDKASYYSQQVTILGYDADMDIAILLLEKELSDIDDRVLSWGNSRAVYRGEEVYAIGNALGYGSSLTKGIISISEEILLYDDNDTNDESDDIYKHVIRHDASINSGNSGGVLVNALGEVIGINSYGYLTNDNVAAENMSLAIPSNMARAICDYVLLNYEGQAIDASVAREDFKQVLRVINAAMDEDDNNILVVTEAISTLGLQKNDVLLEVNGIDVNYMFFDTTQIVSPSILLELSYYYTKDEVTSYELILKVKRNGQEKEIHTGYYYTEEFFPVWYKEIPFNYDLAA